The following proteins come from a genomic window of Apium graveolens cultivar Ventura unplaced genomic scaffold, ASM990537v1 ctg7440, whole genome shotgun sequence:
- the LOC141704123 gene encoding uncharacterized protein LOC141704123, producing MEKRTVLHMNAVKRILRYVKGTINYGVVYSRDIGNICLQDTRIAILEDKQMTGRVQEECKHIDKRYHYIRECVERKEIIVKHVSSDMQRADCLTKALTTIQFERMRRLLGVMELSK from the exons ATGGAAAAGCGCACAGTTCTTCATATGAATGCTGTAAAGCGTATACTCAGGTACGTCAAGGGTACAATTAACTACGGCGTGGTTTATTCGAGGGATATTGGAAACATATGCTTACAGGATACTCGAATAGCGATTTTGGAGGACAAACAGATGACAGGAAGAGTACAAGAGGAATG TAAACATATAGACAAACGCTACCATTATATTCGAGAATGTGTTGAGAGAAAGGAGATCATTGTCAAGCATGTGAGTAGTGATATGCAACGAGCAGATTGCCTGACCAAAGCTCTCACTACTATCCAATTTGAAAGAATGCGCAGATTACTGGGAGTAATGGAGTTGTCTAAATAA